A window of Fretibacterium sp. OH1220_COT-178 contains these coding sequences:
- the coaBC gene encoding bifunctional phosphopantothenoylcysteine decarboxylase/phosphopantothenate--cysteine ligase CoaBC, with protein MIGWKRARRILLCVTGGIAAYKIPDLVSRLRKLECEVEILMTRAAERLVSPLVLSTLSGRRVWLQEDFLSCERGHEIPHIRLTDWAEVIVVAPCTANTASDLAQGKGESLVAAALLAAKVPVLLFPAMNVHMFEHPATRHNLSVLAERGVRIVDPEFGSLACGYEGKGRLPEMGLILEEVFRALSPARNLNAVRLLVTAGPTREYLDPVRYISNPSTGKMGLAMARTAWYRGAEVRVILGPVEAPGVLHGLDVRRVVSAEEMYGAVLEDLDWATCVVKAAAVGDYRAKDRAGHKVKREGRETLSIELVQNPDIAAEVGRRKRPDQTLIGFAAETDDLLKNARAKMERKGLDLILANDVSAAGCGFGTDTNTVRVLSRDAETIFSGSKEEVADSVWELLSERGMI; from the coding sequence ATGATCGGCTGGAAGCGGGCCCGGCGCATCCTGCTCTGCGTGACGGGCGGCATCGCGGCCTATAAGATTCCGGACTTGGTCAGCCGGCTCCGCAAGTTGGAGTGCGAGGTGGAGATTCTCATGACTCGTGCGGCGGAGCGGCTGGTCAGTCCTCTTGTGCTCTCGACCCTCTCGGGGCGACGGGTCTGGCTTCAGGAGGATTTTCTCTCCTGTGAGCGAGGGCACGAGATCCCCCACATCCGATTGACGGACTGGGCGGAGGTCATCGTCGTCGCGCCCTGTACGGCCAATACGGCATCGGATCTGGCCCAAGGGAAGGGAGAGAGCCTGGTGGCTGCGGCGTTGCTCGCCGCGAAGGTTCCCGTGCTTCTCTTTCCGGCGATGAACGTCCACATGTTCGAGCATCCCGCGACGCGGCATAACCTGAGCGTTCTCGCGGAGCGAGGGGTTCGGATCGTGGATCCCGAGTTCGGCAGCCTGGCCTGCGGCTACGAGGGCAAGGGACGTCTGCCCGAGATGGGGCTGATCCTGGAGGAGGTGTTCCGGGCCCTGTCTCCCGCTCGGAATCTGAATGCGGTCCGTCTCCTGGTTACGGCCGGGCCGACCCGGGAATATCTGGATCCGGTGCGCTACATCTCCAATCCCAGTACCGGCAAGATGGGGCTTGCCATGGCTCGAACAGCCTGGTATCGGGGCGCCGAGGTGAGGGTGATTCTGGGGCCGGTCGAGGCTCCGGGAGTTCTGCACGGCTTGGACGTACGCCGTGTGGTGTCGGCCGAGGAGATGTACGGGGCGGTGTTGGAGGACCTGGATTGGGCAACGTGCGTCGTCAAAGCCGCTGCGGTGGGGGACTACCGCGCCAAGGATCGGGCCGGGCATAAGGTGAAGAGGGAGGGGAGGGAGACCCTCTCCATTGAGCTCGTACAGAACCCGGACATAGCGGCGGAGGTGGGGCGGCGCAAAAGACCCGACCAAACGCTGATCGGTTTTGCCGCCGAGACCGACGATCTCCTGAAGAACGCCCGTGCGAAGATGGAGCGGAAGGGCTTGGATCTGATCCTGGCCAACGATGTCTCGGCTGCCGGCTGTGGATTCGGCACGGATACCAATACGGTGCGCGTGCTCTCCCGAGATGCCGAGACCATATTTTCGGGGAGTAAGGAGGAGGTCGCGGACTCCGTCTGGGAGCTTCTCTCGGAGCGGGGCATGATCTAG
- a CDS encoding J domain-containing protein, with protein MDSFKNYYTVLNVLETASHQEIKMAFRRMARLYAPDMNPDPSAVRHFEDVLEAWRVLGNPETRWQYDRSRGLWNHNEDLLRPTVKQPDPEPEPAFSATYVPEKEKNFEGCTPPRRTSQRWEPDIEVEEYFDRPKVVLLVVASTFLIGLLGWPRLSHLWSGRGILKVLVLSAVFTPCFWLTLWGLRFRIDAEWVQNKLRPEFFLPWILGVVYAFGARWFLADVRTDPLLSPLLDWFLWYLSFALVLCPVSLALEPAKESI; from the coding sequence TTGGATAGCTTCAAGAACTATTATACTGTGCTGAATGTCCTGGAGACGGCCTCCCACCAAGAGATCAAGATGGCATTTCGAAGGATGGCCCGGCTTTATGCCCCCGACATGAATCCCGACCCTTCTGCGGTGCGCCATTTTGAGGACGTGCTTGAGGCGTGGAGGGTGCTGGGCAATCCGGAGACGCGCTGGCAATATGATCGGAGCAGGGGACTCTGGAATCACAACGAAGACTTGCTTCGCCCCACCGTCAAACAGCCGGATCCGGAGCCCGAGCCCGCTTTTTCCGCGACCTATGTTCCCGAGAAAGAAAAGAACTTCGAGGGCTGCACCCCGCCCAGACGGACGTCTCAGCGTTGGGAGCCCGACATCGAGGTGGAGGAGTACTTCGATAGGCCGAAGGTCGTCCTTTTGGTTGTGGCCAGCACATTTCTGATCGGACTTTTGGGCTGGCCCAGACTTTCGCACCTGTGGTCCGGCCGCGGAATCTTGAAGGTTCTGGTGCTGTCCGCCGTCTTTACCCCCTGCTTTTGGCTGACTTTGTGGGGACTGCGTTTTCGAATTGATGCCGAATGGGTGCAAAACAAGCTTCGCCCCGAATTCTTTCTGCCTTGGATCCTCGGGGTCGTTTACGCCTTCGGGGCCCGATGGTTTCTGGCGGACGTGCGCACGGATCCGCTCCTGTCGCCCCTGTTGGACTGGTTCTTGTGGTACCTGTCATTCGCTCTGGTCCTTTGTCCCGTCTCGCTCGCTTTGGAGCCCGCAAAGGAATCCATCTGA
- a CDS encoding DNA-directed RNA polymerase subunit omega, which translates to MKFYDLDALENKCNTDNKYEITALIAARARWLSEHKTVENGLPANEKYLSMALLEVEKGEFPANRCSSPEAVPEEA; encoded by the coding sequence ATGAAGTTTTACGATCTCGACGCGCTCGAGAACAAGTGCAACACCGACAACAAATACGAAATTACGGCCCTGATCGCGGCCAGAGCCCGCTGGCTCAGCGAGCACAAAACGGTTGAGAACGGGCTTCCTGCCAACGAGAAATACCTCTCCATGGCCTTACTGGAGGTGGAGAAGGGAGAGTTTCCCGCGAACAGGTGCAGCTCTCCGGAGGCCGTCCCGGAAGAGGCATGA
- a CDS encoding protein-L-isoaspartate(D-aspartate) O-methyltransferase — translation MNDWRLDASKMVEEQLIPRNVRDMAVLRAMASVPRHLFVPRRYAEDAYIDRPLPIGDRQTISQPYIVARMTELLEARSGMKVLEIGTGSGYQSAILSFMGLQVWSVERIDFLAERARKRLSDLGFAVHVIHGDGRMGFADAAPYDRIIVTAASERVEPLWEEQLALEGRLVVPKDVTTGGQRLLVRRKEDRGCTDTWYDYCRFVPLLGGTVEFF, via the coding sequence ATGAATGATTGGCGTTTGGATGCCTCCAAGATGGTGGAGGAGCAGCTGATCCCCCGGAACGTGCGCGATATGGCGGTGCTGAGAGCTATGGCCTCGGTGCCGCGGCACCTCTTCGTCCCGCGTCGGTATGCGGAGGACGCCTATATCGACAGGCCCCTGCCCATAGGCGACAGGCAGACGATCTCCCAGCCTTATATCGTGGCCAGAATGACGGAGCTTTTGGAGGCACGAAGCGGTATGAAGGTCCTCGAGATCGGGACCGGATCGGGATACCAGTCCGCGATTCTGTCCTTTATGGGGCTTCAAGTCTGGTCGGTGGAACGCATCGACTTCCTGGCGGAACGAGCTCGAAAGCGTCTTTCCGACCTGGGATTTGCCGTCCATGTCATCCATGGCGACGGCCGCATGGGTTTCGCCGATGCAGCCCCATACGATCGTATCATCGTTACGGCGGCCTCCGAGCGGGTGGAACCCCTCTGGGAGGAACAGCTCGCACTGGAGGGGCGGCTGGTTGTGCCCAAGGATGTGACGACGGGCGGGCAAAGACTTCTCGTGCGTCGGAAGGAGGACCGTGGCTGCACGGATACCTGGTACGACTACTGTCGCTTCGTCCCGTTGCTGGGAGGGACGGTCGAGTTTTTTTGA
- a CDS encoding primosomal protein N' family DNA-binding protein yields the protein MPHLVDVVVPGPWWTSLTYGADRPLTVGARVRVPLGRGVRVGFVLGPAGQSELPRNLRSVAEVLDEKNVLGDDLWDLALWMGRTFLCGTGLALQALCPPPLLKGELLVVRNPLSSSAKGFRESSCFIPWDGRRADRYIQTMERGERTLVLFPERGMARTFFAGLPSHLQSKALLWPSTGGKKLWDAWRTVREGATPIVVGGPGAVFAPLRPDVIIVDDEANPGYIAQRPPRISARSLAGRRAGWLGAELVLGGRMPSSKTFSRTSPECMELPDRRHLVFVDMQRSLKADVRGIDGALPLTLSLLGRTRSTLEEGRNVLWILDRRGEAAEVFCSDCGTPVRCSRCGGTVRVEGKSKGLRCIRCGLRTSLERSCSVCRGSLWTGRRPGLEALATMAGRFIRGHPIILGEEGHHRGQKAVPSLILGTRGALTLCDSLDVGLAAWLDLDAELRKAEYGARFHAYSMVWESYWRGRSPSEERARIVLVQGRRLGGSTWRDTLMRGWGCFWREELSNRKALELPPFGFLVQIETPRGEDRAALVRSLEDARFFVMDPGEADLPLWVSTRSVESLGSFLAPRFGIERSRSGFPVVTVWAE from the coding sequence GTGCCCCATCTCGTCGATGTCGTCGTCCCAGGACCATGGTGGACTTCGCTGACCTATGGCGCGGATCGTCCCTTGACCGTTGGGGCTCGGGTTCGGGTCCCCCTGGGGAGAGGCGTTCGCGTGGGCTTTGTTTTGGGGCCAGCCGGCCAGAGCGAGCTTCCCCGGAACTTGCGCTCTGTTGCCGAAGTCCTTGACGAGAAAAACGTTCTGGGGGATGATCTATGGGATTTGGCCCTCTGGATGGGGCGGACCTTTCTGTGTGGAACGGGTCTGGCCCTTCAGGCCCTCTGTCCCCCCCCCCTTCTGAAGGGGGAACTTCTTGTCGTCCGGAATCCCCTGTCGTCCTCCGCAAAGGGTTTTCGGGAGTCGTCCTGCTTCATCCCCTGGGACGGGAGGCGAGCGGACCGCTACATCCAGACGATGGAGCGGGGAGAGCGCACCTTGGTCCTCTTTCCCGAGAGGGGAATGGCGCGGACTTTTTTTGCCGGGCTTCCTTCCCATCTTCAATCGAAGGCGCTTCTATGGCCCTCCACAGGGGGGAAAAAGCTCTGGGATGCTTGGAGGACGGTTCGAGAGGGCGCGACACCGATCGTCGTCGGAGGGCCGGGGGCTGTTTTCGCCCCTCTCCGTCCCGACGTTATCATCGTGGACGACGAGGCAAACCCCGGCTATATCGCTCAGCGGCCGCCGCGCATCTCGGCCCGGAGCTTGGCGGGGCGGCGGGCAGGATGGCTGGGAGCGGAGCTGGTGCTCGGTGGACGGATGCCCTCCTCCAAGACCTTTTCCAGGACGTCCCCCGAATGTATGGAGTTGCCCGACCGCCGGCATCTCGTGTTCGTAGACATGCAGCGCTCTCTGAAGGCGGATGTCCGCGGGATCGATGGTGCGCTGCCCCTGACCCTGTCGCTCCTGGGCCGAACCCGATCGACCCTTGAGGAAGGTCGTAACGTCCTTTGGATTCTGGATCGGCGGGGGGAGGCAGCAGAGGTCTTCTGCTCGGACTGCGGGACCCCCGTGCGTTGTTCCCGATGCGGGGGGACCGTGCGCGTCGAAGGCAAAAGCAAGGGGCTGCGCTGTATTCGATGCGGCCTCAGGACGTCCCTCGAGCGTTCCTGTTCTGTCTGTCGCGGTTCTCTTTGGACCGGGCGGAGGCCCGGGCTCGAAGCCCTCGCCACTATGGCCGGCCGCTTTATCCGTGGTCATCCGATCATCCTCGGTGAGGAAGGACATCATAGAGGGCAAAAAGCCGTTCCATCTCTGATTTTAGGGACGCGCGGCGCTTTGACGCTCTGCGATTCTCTGGACGTCGGTTTGGCGGCTTGGCTGGATTTGGACGCCGAACTCCGAAAGGCCGAATACGGTGCCCGATTTCATGCCTACAGCATGGTCTGGGAGTCCTATTGGAGGGGACGCTCCCCCTCCGAGGAGAGGGCACGCATCGTGTTGGTTCAGGGCCGGCGTTTGGGCGGCAGTACTTGGCGGGACACCTTGATGCGGGGGTGGGGTTGTTTCTGGCGTGAGGAGCTGAGCAATCGCAAAGCCCTCGAATTGCCCCCCTTCGGCTTCCTGGTGCAGATCGAAACGCCTCGGGGCGAGGATCGAGCGGCACTCGTCCGATCCTTGGAGGATGCGCGTTTTTTCGTCATGGATCCTGGTGAGGCGGACCTGCCTCTTTGGGTGAGCACCAGATCCGTGGAGTCCCTTGGAAGTTTTCTGGCGCCCCGATTTGGAATCGAACGTTCCCGTTCCGGTTTTCCCGTCGTGACCGTTTGGGCAGAGTGA
- a CDS encoding QueT transporter family protein, whose amino-acid sequence MKFRTIASGGMIAALYAVLTVSLAPLSYGPVQFRLSEGLTLLPYFLPEAVPGLAVGCLVANLFGGYGALDVIVGTGATLLAAVLSRRMPTLWLAGLPPVLVNMLMIGGMLHILLETPLLPTCLYVGLGQAGACYLVGLPLMRALEERRILRREIF is encoded by the coding sequence ATGAAGTTCAGAACCATTGCCTCGGGCGGCATGATCGCCGCTCTATACGCCGTTCTTACCGTCTCGCTGGCACCGCTTTCTTACGGGCCGGTCCAGTTTCGCCTCTCCGAGGGGCTGACGCTTCTGCCCTATTTTCTTCCCGAGGCGGTTCCCGGTCTGGCCGTGGGATGCCTGGTCGCCAATCTGTTCGGGGGGTATGGGGCGCTCGACGTGATCGTGGGGACCGGGGCAACCCTCCTGGCTGCGGTCTTGAGCCGCCGTATGCCCACGCTGTGGCTGGCCGGACTGCCCCCCGTTCTGGTGAATATGCTGATGATCGGAGGGATGCTGCACATTCTTCTCGAAACTCCTCTCTTGCCCACCTGTCTCTACGTGGGGTTGGGTCAGGCCGGGGCCTGTTATCTTGTAGGCCTTCCTCTGATGCGTGCGCTCGAAGAACGAAGGATCTTGAGACGGGAAATCTTCTGA